In Paludibaculum fermentans, the genomic stretch CCTGGGACGCCATCTCGAACCAGATCTGGCGCAATATCGTCCGCCCCATCGCCGTCGGCGGCATGCTGGTGGGCGCCAGCTACACGATGTTCAAGATGCGCAAGGCGCTCGCCAGCGGTATCGGCCGCGCCGTGGCCGACCTCAAGAAGGCCGGCGGCCAGAGCGAAGCGCAGGACCGCACCCAGATCGACCTCAACTTCCGGACCGTCTTCCTGGGCCTCGGCGCCACCTTCGCCGCCATGATCGCCCTCTACAACTTCTTCTCCGGCTCCATCGTGGCGGCCGTGGTCGCCGCGGTCGTCATGATCGTCCTGGGCTTCTTCTTCGCCGCCGTCTCCGGCAACCTGGTGGGCATCATCGGATCGTCCAACAACCCCATCAGCGGCCTGACCCTCTCCACCCTGATCATCGCCGCCCTCATGATGGTCGCCATCGGCGTGAAGGGCATCACGGGCGTCGCCGCGGTACTCGGCGTAGCGGCCGTGGTTTGCGTGTCGTCGGCGGTCGCCGGCGAGATGCTGCAGGATCTCAAGGTCGGCCACATCCTGGGCGGCACCCCGCGCTCGATGCAGATCGGCGATTTCATCGGGGTCGCCGTGGCCAGCCTGGTGCTCTACTTCCCGCTGCTGCTGCTCCACATGGGCAACATCAAGGAGGGCGGCATCGGCTTCGGCGACGCGAAACTCTCGGCTCCGCAGGCCGGCCTGATGGCCATGCTCAGCCAGGGTATCGTCGGCGGAGACATGGCGTGGCCTCTGGTCGTGGTGGGCATCTGCATGGGCCTGGCGCTGATCCTCCTCCAGGTGAAGAGCCCCATGCTCTTCAGCGTCGGCATGTACCTGCCGCTGGAAACCACCTTCGCCATCTTCACCGGTGGCGTCATCCGCTGGCTGATGGACCAGGCGCGCGACAAGAAGGGCTTCAACGACGCCCAGAAAGCGCGCGTCGAGAACGCCTCGGTGCTGATCGCGTCCGGCCTCATCGCCGGCGAGGCGCTGATGGGCCTGGTCAAGGCCGGTTTCAACATCGCCGACAAGCCCCTGGCCACACTGTTCAGCTTCTTCAACGATCCCCCCACCGTCGCGGGCCTCATCGTCCTGGTGCTGCTCTCCCTGCTCATGATCCGCTGGCCGCTCACCAAGGCCGGTGATCCCAACGAGCCCGCGCCGCCCACCGCGATCATGTAGCATCAACTGTTATGAATCTCATGCGCGACATCCGAGCCTTTCCCGTGGAGAAAGGCTCGGTCGCGCTGTGGTGGTTAGGCCAGAACAGCTTCCTCTTCAAGAGCCCGGAAGGCACCCTGGCCGGAGTCGATCTGTACCTCACAGACTCCTGCGCCGCCCTGGGCCACGCCGCCGGCATCAATCTCTCCCGCGCTGTCCCCATCCTCATCCAGCCCGAAGAGCTGGATATCGATCTCTTCACCTGCACGCACAATCACCAGGACCACACCGATCCCGAGACCATCCGCAACCTGCGCAACAAGGACGTCTTC encodes the following:
- a CDS encoding OPT family oligopeptide transporter produces the protein MANPHNQHKPFVPPDMKMAEFTLRAVLLGLVMTVILGAANAYLGLRAGQTIAATYPAAVIGMAVLRLFKGSILEENIARTVGSIGESVAAGAIFTIPAFVIVKAWTRFDSFEAYWQSSVLMLVGGTLGILFVTLLRRVMVEDPELPYPESSAAAEIHKAGQRGSDAAATLFQSMGIGGFIYLLGELKLFSASKDFLLHVGEIGKSTVKLGADRILNVGGVSKFSLPAISPAYLGVGYIIGPRLGALNFAGGLLAWGLMVPLLAYFLGPEISKTLPPGSGVEAWDAISNQIWRNIVRPIAVGGMLVGASYTMFKMRKALASGIGRAVADLKKAGGQSEAQDRTQIDLNFRTVFLGLGATFAAMIALYNFFSGSIVAAVVAAVVMIVLGFFFAAVSGNLVGIIGSSNNPISGLTLSTLIIAALMMVAIGVKGITGVAAVLGVAAVVCVSSAVAGEMLQDLKVGHILGGTPRSMQIGDFIGVAVASLVLYFPLLLLHMGNIKEGGIGFGDAKLSAPQAGLMAMLSQGIVGGDMAWPLVVVGICMGLALILLQVKSPMLFSVGMYLPLETTFAIFTGGVIRWLMDQARDKKGFNDAQKARVENASVLIASGLIAGEALMGLVKAGFNIADKPLATLFSFFNDPPTVAGLIVLVLLSLLMIRWPLTKAGDPNEPAPPTAIM